From Lolium perenne isolate Kyuss_39 chromosome 5, Kyuss_2.0, whole genome shotgun sequence, a single genomic window includes:
- the LOC127298328 gene encoding acyl transferase 1-like: MVTFTARRSEPELVRPARPTPIEIKALSDIDDQWTLRFYESIIGFFRAPHGGGAKPGKVAKGIKAAMAGALVYYYPMAGRLRTIAGGNKLEVDCTGEGVMFVEATADVQLEDLGQPLLPPYPCVEEFLGDAGDTRDVVGKPLLFLQATELKCGGFVIGLHICHCIADGFGILQFIKSIADFACGELIPTTLPVWKRDIFVARMPPSITHAYPAYKPFLHGLDNTGDDVMLSTPPESMEVQYLFFGPKEIDTLRRHVPEHLSKSTTTFELLTAVMWRCRTLALRYGSSLKVRVMFTLNTRGRSVNGESSVPHGYYGNAHFSPMIEVTVNELVTKPLAHILELMRKVKLETTKDCMNSMVDLLALWREKSPFNMDMTYEVSDTKWVEGNALRFGKAELVAASTPHAGDFTSKLISYHMKCKNKDGDDSTVVSILLQNPIMEKFTKEMTIWLKK, translated from the exons ATGGTGACATTCACGGCACGGCGGAGCGAGCCCGAGCTGGTGCGTCCGGCGCGGCCAACGCCTATTGAGATAAAGGCCCTCTCCGACATCGACGATCAGTGGACACTGCGGTTCTATGAGTCCATCATCGGATTCTTCCGCGCCCCTCATGGAGGAGGCGCCAAGCCGGGCAAAGTGGCGAAGGGCATCAAGGCGGCCATGGCGGGGGCTCTGGTCTACTACTACCCGATGGCTGGCCGTCTGCGGACGATCGCAGGTGGAAACAAGCTGGAGGTGGACTGCACAGGGGAAGGAGTGATGTTTGTGGAGGCGACTGCGGACGTGCAGCTggaggacctcggccagccgttgTTGCCGCCGTACCCGTGCGTCGAGGAGTTCTTGGGAGATGCCGGTGACACCAGGGATGTAGTTGGCAAGCCACTCCTTTTCCTCCAG GCGACAGAACTCAAATGTGGAGGTTTTGTTATCGGGCTTCATATATGCCATTGCATTGCTGATGGTTTTGGCATCCTCCAATTTATCAAATCTATAGCCGACTTTGCATGTGGTGAACTCATCCCAACAACTTTGCCCGTGTGGAAAAGAGATATCTTCGTAGCACGTATGCCACCCTCCATCACACATGCCTACCCGGCATATAAACCATTTCTTCATGGTTTAGACAACACGGGAGATGATGTGATGCTATCAACTCCACCAGAGAGCATGGAGGTGCAATATTTATTCTTTGGGCCAAAAGAGATTGATACTTTACGAAGACATGTCCCTGAACACCTTTCCAAATCTACAACAACTTTTGAGTTGCTTACCGCTGTCATGTGGCGATGCCGAACTTTGGCACTTCGTTATGGATCTAGCCTGAAAGTACGTGTCATGTTTACTTTAAATACACGTGGGAGAAGCGTTAATGGTGAAAGCTCCGTGCCACATGGTTACTATGGAAATGCACATTTCTCTCCAATGATTGAGGTAACAGTAAATGAGTTGGTGACCAAACCGTTGGCACATATACTTGAGCTAATGCGCAAAGTCAAATTGGAGACCACAAAGGATTGCATGAACTCCATGGTTGATTTGTTGGCATTATGGCGAGAGAAGTCGCCATTCAACATGGACATGACATATGAGGTTAGTGATACAAAGTGGGTTGAAGGGAATGCCCTACGATTTGGGAAGGCTGAGTTGGTTGCTGCTAGCACACCACATGCAGGAGATTTCACTTCAAAGTTAATAAGCTATCATATGAAGTGTAAGAATAAAGACGGTGACGACTCTACGGTGGTATCAATCTTACTACAAAATCCAATAATGGAGAAGTTTACAAAGGAGATGACTATTTGGTTGAAGAAGTGA